The Mycolicibacterium boenickei genome has a segment encoding these proteins:
- a CDS encoding DUF2278 family protein: protein MALTYGVLRARPDRFVREDGQSSPHLQIRAVDDSGQPWRVAVNVESNDGSEVVFWVVDPLVGHPILNGLAAVASGFSITPGTSAASLDYVKAPLFDFTLGRALPSSGSANADDLQDLLSLYLTQCQAAGGELYAFGAKFDRNLHKPIDAEFGNTDGLHGVHDIHMNQGNVGAHAGDNGAFHDGGLLLAFPDRVVGILLAFQTQQVPTDARGDAAAGAQPLSRLIGAGPAGPGTPVPAYLERALINPIGPDPGHEAVVIGNCATTAVSLHGWRLVDRNGRESKLDADLAGGASAVIVLDGSGAQLGNSGGNLLLVDDRGAQVDSVTYSQDDAAGEDRYVRFQR, encoded by the coding sequence ATGGCGCTCACCTACGGCGTACTGCGTGCACGGCCGGACCGGTTCGTCCGCGAAGACGGGCAATCCAGCCCGCACCTGCAGATCCGGGCAGTCGACGACTCCGGGCAACCCTGGCGGGTCGCGGTCAATGTCGAGTCCAACGACGGTAGCGAAGTCGTGTTCTGGGTGGTGGATCCGCTGGTCGGCCACCCGATCCTGAACGGACTGGCCGCGGTGGCGTCCGGATTCTCGATCACCCCTGGCACGTCGGCGGCCTCATTGGACTACGTCAAGGCGCCACTGTTCGACTTCACCCTGGGCCGGGCGCTGCCGTCCAGCGGCAGCGCGAATGCCGACGATCTGCAGGACCTCTTGAGCTTGTACCTGACCCAATGCCAGGCCGCCGGCGGCGAGCTCTACGCCTTCGGCGCGAAGTTCGACCGGAACCTGCACAAGCCGATCGATGCCGAGTTCGGCAACACCGACGGATTGCACGGCGTCCACGACATTCATATGAACCAGGGCAACGTCGGCGCTCACGCAGGGGACAACGGCGCCTTCCACGACGGCGGGCTGCTGCTGGCCTTCCCCGACCGGGTGGTCGGCATCCTGCTGGCCTTCCAGACCCAGCAGGTGCCCACCGACGCGCGGGGAGACGCCGCCGCGGGTGCGCAGCCGCTGTCCCGGTTGATCGGGGCGGGACCGGCCGGGCCGGGGACCCCGGTGCCGGCCTACCTGGAGCGGGCGCTGATCAATCCCATCGGTCCCGATCCCGGACACGAAGCCGTGGTGATCGGCAACTGTGCCACCACGGCGGTGTCGTTGCACGGCTGGCGGCTGGTCGATCGCAACGGCCGGGAAAGCAAGCTGGACGCCGACCTGGCCGGGGGAGCTTCTGCGGTCATCGTGCTCGACGGATCCGGTGCCCAGCTCGGTAACTCGGGCGGCAATCTGCTGTTGGTCGATGATCGAGGTGCCCAGGTCGACAGCGTCACCTACTCCCAGGACGACGCCGCCGGCGAGGACCGCTACGTACGCTTCCAGCGGTAG
- a CDS encoding extracellular catalytic domain type 1 short-chain-length polyhydroxyalkanoate depolymerase: MPAAAAPIPSAQIDFGGTMRTYRVHLPAGGAPSGLVVNLHAAGSTGADQAALTHYDAVADAYGFAVVYPDGIDYSWADGRGASVPDRQGVDDVGFISTLVDRLVAENGIPRGRVYATGLSAGGFMANRLACDRADLFAAIAPVAGTLGTNVGCSPSRPVSVLASYGTADPIVPFNGGPMTGRGGGSTVVSGPAMVDRWRQINGCPAPSDEVLPATGDGTETHRIASDGCAAGASVVFMRVDGGGHTWPGVPEILPVQDVGAASRAFDASDASAQFFASHGR, from the coding sequence ATGCCCGCAGCGGCCGCACCGATACCGTCGGCGCAGATCGATTTCGGCGGCACGATGCGCACCTACCGGGTGCACCTGCCGGCCGGCGGCGCGCCATCGGGGCTGGTCGTCAACCTGCATGCGGCCGGATCGACCGGAGCCGACCAGGCGGCGCTCACCCACTACGACGCCGTGGCCGATGCCTACGGGTTCGCCGTGGTCTACCCCGACGGCATCGACTACAGCTGGGCCGACGGCCGCGGCGCCTCGGTGCCGGACCGTCAAGGAGTCGACGACGTGGGGTTCATCTCGACCCTGGTCGATCGCCTCGTCGCCGAGAACGGCATCCCGCGCGGCCGGGTGTATGCCACGGGCCTGTCGGCGGGCGGGTTCATGGCCAACCGCCTGGCCTGTGACAGGGCGGACCTGTTCGCGGCGATTGCCCCGGTCGCTGGCACGCTCGGGACGAATGTGGGCTGCAGCCCGTCGCGACCTGTGTCGGTCCTGGCCAGCTACGGGACCGCGGACCCCATCGTGCCCTTCAACGGCGGGCCGATGACCGGGCGCGGTGGCGGCAGCACGGTGGTGTCGGGCCCCGCGATGGTGGATCGGTGGCGCCAGATCAACGGCTGCCCCGCCCCGTCTGACGAGGTGCTGCCCGCCACCGGTGACGGCACCGAGACCCACCGCATCGCCTCGGACGGGTGCGCGGCCGGAGCTTCGGTGGTGTTCATGAGGGTCGACGGCGGCGGACACACCTGGCCGGGTGTGCCCGAGATTCTTCCGGTGCAGGACGTCGGCGCCGCCAGTCGGGCGTTCGACGCCTCGGACGCCTCAGCGCAGTTCTTCGCCTCGCACGGAAGATAG
- a CDS encoding SRPBCC family protein: MTDAPTVRVRRLMPATPDVVFDEWLDPESLREWMCPRPVYCVEVAVEPRVGGLVRFDIDDSGSSVLITGQFLTIDRPRVLRFTWSNSDWADPTVVSIVNVEFEPVGDGQTMMSIEHSLLPPEEFDDFHNGWTLTLEQLAARLEGAAT, encoded by the coding sequence ATGACCGACGCCCCGACGGTCCGGGTCCGACGGCTGATGCCCGCGACCCCCGATGTGGTCTTCGACGAATGGCTCGACCCCGAGTCGCTGCGGGAGTGGATGTGCCCGCGGCCCGTGTACTGCGTCGAAGTGGCGGTCGAACCCCGGGTGGGTGGGCTCGTGCGGTTCGACATCGATGATTCCGGCTCGAGCGTGCTGATCACCGGGCAGTTCCTCACGATCGACCGGCCCCGTGTGCTGCGGTTCACCTGGAGCAACTCGGACTGGGCCGACCCGACCGTGGTCAGCATCGTCAATGTCGAATTCGAGCCGGTCGGCGACGGGCAGACGATGATGTCGATCGAGCATTCCCTTTTGCCGCCAGAGGAATTCGACGACTTCCACAACGGATGGACCCTCACGCTCGAGCAGCTGGCGGCCCGACTCGAAGGCGCCGCGACCTAG
- the cynS gene encoding cyanase yields MSRDEITAAIVEARLTKGLTWQQLADAIDKPVVWTVSALLGQHPVPVESGKVIAELLGLDESVVPVLAAVPMRGGLPTAVPTDPTIYRFYEALQVYGGALKELIHEQFGDGIMSAINFSIDVQRKPHPSGDRVVVTFDGKFLPYDWTAAEK; encoded by the coding sequence ATGAGCAGAGACGAGATCACCGCCGCGATCGTGGAAGCCCGGCTGACCAAGGGGCTCACGTGGCAGCAGTTGGCCGATGCCATCGACAAACCCGTGGTGTGGACAGTGTCCGCGTTGCTCGGGCAGCACCCGGTGCCGGTCGAATCCGGCAAGGTCATCGCGGAGCTGCTCGGCCTCGACGAGTCGGTGGTCCCGGTGCTGGCCGCGGTCCCGATGCGCGGCGGATTGCCGACTGCCGTGCCCACCGATCCCACGATCTACCGGTTCTACGAGGCGCTGCAGGTCTACGGCGGCGCGCTCAAAGAGCTGATCCACGAGCAGTTCGGGGACGGCATCATGAGCGCCATCAACTTCAGCATCGACGTGCAGCGCAAACCGCACCCGTCCGGTGACCGGGTGGTGGTGACCTTCGACGGCAAGTTCCTGCCGTACGACTGGACGGCCGCGGAGAAGTAG
- a CDS encoding fatty acyl-AMP ligase, which produces MESGTQIQYEAPAGLLRIEDCLDENGGIVLPPGTTLISLIDRNIAHVPDLVAYRYLDHSHATEEVVELTWTQLGVRLRAVAARLQQVAGRGDRVAVLAPQGLDYVVGFFAAIKAGNIAVPLFAPELQGHAERLETALLDSRPTTVLTTAAGEAAVREFLAKMPDTVRPRVELIDGIPDDGIPDSEGDGFTPIPVDPDDISHLQYTSGSTRPPVGVEITHRAVGTNLLQMILSIDLLNRNTHGLSWLPLYHDMGLSMIGFPAVYGGHSTLMSPTAFIRRPERWIRAMSDASKHGRVITAAPNFAYEWTAQRGVPAAGEDIDLSNVVLIIGSEPVNPEVITAFNEVFAPHGLPPTAFKPSYGIAEATLLISTIAPAEQASVVYFDREQLAVGRAVRVDAHAEGAVAHVSCGHPARSLWAVIVDPATADGPSEEVADGRIGEIWLHGDNVGRGYWGRPEETRKVFGVSLQSRLASGGHAEGLRQDATWLRTGDLGVYSEGQLYVTGRMADLVRIDGRSHYPQDIEATVADASPLVRRGYVTAFTVTRDGDGAGLVVIAERAARTKQADPEEAGEAIRAAVAARHGLAVADLRFLPAGAIPRTTSGKLARLACRGEYLAGTLGVR; this is translated from the coding sequence ATGGAGAGCGGCACTCAGATTCAGTACGAGGCCCCGGCGGGCCTGCTCCGCATCGAGGATTGCCTGGACGAGAACGGCGGCATCGTGCTGCCCCCGGGCACCACCCTGATATCTCTGATCGACCGCAACATCGCTCACGTTCCAGACCTGGTCGCTTACCGCTACCTCGATCACAGCCACGCCACCGAAGAGGTCGTCGAACTGACCTGGACCCAGCTGGGCGTGCGACTGCGGGCCGTCGCGGCGCGGCTGCAACAGGTTGCCGGGCGCGGTGACCGCGTCGCGGTCCTCGCGCCGCAGGGACTCGACTATGTCGTCGGGTTCTTCGCGGCGATCAAGGCAGGCAACATCGCGGTGCCGCTGTTCGCGCCGGAACTGCAGGGGCACGCCGAACGCCTCGAGACCGCGCTGCTCGACTCCCGGCCGACCACGGTGCTCACCACCGCCGCGGGGGAGGCCGCGGTGCGGGAGTTCCTCGCGAAGATGCCCGACACGGTGCGCCCCCGGGTCGAGCTCATCGATGGGATACCCGATGATGGGATACCCGATTCGGAGGGGGACGGGTTCACCCCGATCCCGGTCGATCCCGACGACATCTCCCACTTGCAGTACACCTCGGGCTCGACGCGCCCACCGGTCGGTGTGGAGATCACCCACCGCGCCGTCGGCACCAACCTGCTGCAGATGATCCTGTCCATCGACTTGCTGAACCGAAACACCCACGGCCTCAGCTGGTTACCGCTCTATCACGACATGGGCCTCTCGATGATCGGGTTTCCTGCGGTCTACGGCGGGCACTCGACGCTGATGTCGCCGACCGCCTTCATCCGTCGCCCCGAGCGGTGGATCCGGGCCATGTCCGATGCCTCGAAACACGGCCGCGTGATCACCGCCGCGCCGAATTTCGCGTACGAATGGACCGCCCAGCGCGGTGTTCCCGCGGCGGGGGAGGACATCGACTTGAGCAACGTGGTCCTCATCATCGGCTCCGAGCCGGTAAACCCTGAAGTGATAACGGCATTCAACGAGGTGTTCGCGCCCCACGGGCTACCGCCGACCGCGTTCAAGCCGTCGTACGGCATCGCCGAGGCGACGCTGCTGATCTCCACGATCGCCCCGGCCGAGCAGGCGTCGGTGGTCTACTTCGACCGCGAGCAGCTCGCAGTCGGGCGAGCCGTGCGCGTCGACGCTCACGCCGAGGGGGCCGTCGCCCATGTGTCGTGTGGCCACCCGGCCCGCAGTCTGTGGGCGGTGATCGTCGATCCCGCGACTGCCGACGGGCCCTCCGAGGAAGTGGCCGACGGCCGGATCGGGGAGATCTGGCTGCACGGCGACAACGTCGGTCGCGGTTACTGGGGCCGGCCGGAGGAGACGCGGAAGGTGTTCGGGGTGTCGCTGCAGTCCCGGCTGGCCTCGGGCGGTCACGCTGAAGGACTTCGGCAGGACGCCACCTGGCTGCGCACCGGTGATCTCGGGGTGTATTCCGAGGGGCAGCTCTACGTGACCGGCCGGATGGCCGACCTCGTCCGGATCGACGGGCGCAGCCACTACCCGCAGGACATCGAGGCCACCGTGGCAGACGCCTCGCCGCTGGTGCGGCGCGGGTACGTCACGGCGTTCACCGTGACCCGCGACGGTGACGGCGCCGGACTGGTGGTGATCGCCGAACGCGCGGCCCGCACCAAGCAAGCCGATCCCGAGGAGGCCGGTGAGGCCATCCGCGCGGCGGTGGCCGCCCGGCACGGACTGGCCGTGGCGGATCTGCGGTTCCTGCCCGCGGGCGCGATCCCCCGGACCACGAGCGGCAAGCTGGCCCGGTTGGCCTGTCGCGGCGAGTATCTGGCGGGCACACTGGGCGTGCGGTGA
- a CDS encoding class I adenylate-forming enzyme family protein, whose translation MTHLPLTVPALLRRSAAEFGESVYLVTPTDRLTYLEADQRSAEQARWLLHQGVGKGSRVGLFFPNSAEWVTWWLAVSRIGAVAVPLSTLYTPAEIAKVLRLADIGLLIAPSTVLTIDVADRLEAALPELADHSTSRLALRAAPYLRRIALIGDTDRPWASGGCDADADVVPVDVLAAAEAEVSPADLAIMVHTSGSTADPKGVLHTHGTLARQTSTWPAAIRAITGTPDQSRILCAMPFFWIGGLLAVTGALHEPVTLVVMPKLDPETALDLAEHERITGIVGWPAFTQKLREHPTFADRDLSSAPMLREGPLDIAMTDVPDGFPVHRTMSETAGGFVFTDMAIVDEHGVPVDSGDTGELLVRGIGVMAGYNKRERSETFDADGWYHTGDKVYRRDGDPRLFYVGRTTDLIKAAGANVSPLEVEAVIAESAEVTQCVVVGIDDPQRGEEVCAVVVPTAELDLAALAAHTRQQLSAYKVPTRWALTTSDRIPTLPSGKFDRKRLRQLIIDGDLETARPGRAH comes from the coding sequence GTGACGCACCTTCCGTTGACTGTTCCCGCTCTCCTGCGGCGCAGCGCCGCCGAGTTCGGCGAGTCCGTCTACCTGGTCACCCCGACCGACCGGCTCACCTACCTCGAGGCCGACCAACGATCCGCCGAGCAGGCGCGGTGGCTGCTGCACCAAGGGGTGGGCAAGGGCAGTCGCGTCGGCCTGTTCTTCCCCAACAGTGCCGAGTGGGTGACCTGGTGGCTCGCGGTGTCGCGAATCGGGGCGGTCGCGGTGCCGCTGAGCACGCTGTACACGCCCGCCGAGATCGCAAAGGTGTTGCGCCTGGCCGACATCGGTCTGCTCATCGCCCCCAGCACGGTGCTGACCATCGACGTCGCCGACCGGTTGGAGGCGGCCCTGCCCGAACTGGCGGACCACTCGACGAGCCGGCTGGCCCTGCGCGCCGCACCCTATCTGCGCCGCATCGCGCTGATCGGCGACACCGACCGGCCGTGGGCATCGGGCGGTTGCGATGCCGACGCCGACGTCGTGCCGGTCGATGTGCTGGCCGCCGCGGAAGCCGAGGTCTCCCCCGCCGACCTCGCAATCATGGTGCACACGTCCGGATCCACCGCTGACCCCAAAGGGGTGCTGCACACCCACGGCACGCTGGCGCGTCAAACCTCGACCTGGCCTGCGGCCATTCGGGCGATCACCGGAACACCGGACCAGTCCCGCATCCTGTGCGCAATGCCGTTCTTCTGGATCGGCGGACTGCTCGCCGTCACCGGCGCCCTGCACGAACCGGTCACCCTGGTGGTGATGCCGAAACTCGATCCGGAAACCGCACTGGATCTTGCCGAGCACGAACGGATCACCGGGATCGTGGGCTGGCCCGCCTTCACCCAGAAGTTGCGGGAACATCCGACGTTCGCCGACCGAGACCTGAGCAGCGCACCGATGTTGCGCGAGGGCCCGCTTGACATCGCCATGACCGACGTACCGGACGGATTTCCGGTGCACCGCACCATGTCTGAGACCGCGGGCGGCTTCGTGTTCACCGACATGGCCATCGTCGACGAGCACGGCGTCCCTGTCGACTCCGGAGACACCGGCGAACTGCTGGTCCGCGGCATCGGGGTGATGGCCGGCTACAACAAACGCGAACGGTCGGAGACCTTCGACGCCGACGGCTGGTACCACACCGGCGACAAGGTGTACCGGCGCGACGGCGATCCCCGACTTTTCTACGTCGGGCGTACCACCGACCTGATCAAGGCCGCCGGAGCCAACGTCTCCCCGCTGGAAGTCGAGGCCGTCATCGCCGAGTCTGCCGAGGTGACGCAGTGTGTGGTCGTCGGCATCGACGACCCGCAGCGCGGTGAGGAAGTCTGCGCGGTGGTGGTGCCGACCGCGGAGCTCGACCTGGCCGCCCTGGCCGCCCACACACGGCAACAGTTGTCCGCCTACAAGGTGCCGACCCGATGGGCCCTGACCACCAGCGACCGGATACCGACCCTGCCCAGCGGAAAGTTCGACCGGAAACGCCTGCGGCAGTTGATCATCGACGGAGATTTGGAGACCGCACGCCCCGGGCGTGCGCACTGA
- a CDS encoding NYN domain-containing protein has product MRWIVDGMNVIGSKPDGWWKDRRGAMAGLVERLERWAAVEDRRVAVVFEGPTTPPIESDVIEVAQAPRATANSADDEIVRLVQADSRPGEITVVTSDGGLAARVRAAGASVHPAAGFRREID; this is encoded by the coding sequence GTGCGCTGGATCGTGGACGGTATGAACGTCATCGGCTCGAAGCCGGACGGCTGGTGGAAGGACCGCCGCGGTGCGATGGCGGGTTTGGTCGAGCGGCTCGAGCGTTGGGCGGCGGTCGAAGACCGGCGGGTGGCGGTGGTGTTCGAAGGGCCGACGACGCCGCCGATCGAGTCCGACGTCATCGAGGTGGCCCAGGCCCCGAGGGCGACCGCGAACTCCGCCGACGACGAGATCGTGCGGCTGGTTCAGGCGGATTCGCGACCCGGTGAGATCACGGTCGTGACATCGGATGGCGGGCTGGCCGCCAGGGTCCGCGCCGCGGGCGCTTCGGTGCACCCGGCAGCAGGGTTCCGCAGAGAGATCGACTGA
- a CDS encoding class I SAM-dependent methyltransferase gives MVDWHSWHEDYDRPDSALAHRLRAVQALITQALDESPPGPLRVVSLCAGQGRDLLEVLAEHPRRRDVRARLVELDPRNAAVAAAAVDRYRLTGVEVVTGDAALIDHYADLAPADIVVACGIFGNITDEDIERTIRILPQLAKTGATVLWTRGRTVPDRIPLILNWFEEQGFDLIWVSPPDVSYGVGAHRFTRQPEPLVAGAQIFDFVGSDVIRAADLAR, from the coding sequence GTGGTGGATTGGCACAGCTGGCACGAGGACTATGACCGACCCGATTCGGCCCTGGCGCACCGGCTTCGCGCCGTGCAGGCACTGATCACGCAAGCGCTCGACGAGTCCCCGCCCGGCCCGCTGCGGGTGGTCAGTTTGTGCGCAGGCCAGGGGCGGGACCTGCTGGAGGTGCTCGCCGAGCATCCGCGACGCCGCGACGTCCGGGCGCGCCTGGTCGAGTTGGATCCGCGCAACGCCGCGGTCGCCGCCGCCGCGGTGGACCGGTATCGGCTGACCGGGGTCGAGGTGGTGACCGGCGACGCGGCGCTCATCGACCACTACGCAGACCTGGCACCGGCCGACATCGTGGTGGCCTGTGGCATTTTCGGGAACATCACCGATGAGGACATCGAGCGGACGATCCGCATTCTCCCGCAGCTGGCCAAAACCGGCGCCACCGTGCTGTGGACTCGCGGACGCACCGTCCCGGACCGGATTCCGCTGATCCTCAACTGGTTTGAAGAGCAGGGATTCGACCTGATCTGGGTGTCGCCCCCGGATGTGAGCTACGGCGTCGGAGCCCACCGCTTCACCCGGCAGCCTGAGCCTCTGGTGGCCGGGGCCCAGATCTTCGACTTCGTCGGCTCGGACGTGATCCGGGCCGCCGACCTCGCTCGCTGA
- a CDS encoding DUF899 domain-containing protein, whose protein sequence is MKNPPIVPAAEWQAALDEMLVKEKEFTRARDRLAALRRRMPWTPVDKDYVFEGPEGTASLLDLFAGRRQLIVYRAFLDPGVDDWPEHGCVGCSLMADHIGNLAHLNARDTTLVYASRGSQADIARIKGRMGWNHPWYTMVPRPGAEFDVDFGVDEWHGTNAFIRDGDRIFRTYFIDNRGDEAFVNTWNFLDMTALGRQETWEDSPPGYPQTKAYEWWSWHDTYAEHEPSRWFGDPDPDNPRDPRPPRDDCAACGGH, encoded by the coding sequence GTGAAGAATCCACCGATCGTGCCGGCCGCAGAATGGCAGGCCGCACTCGACGAAATGCTGGTCAAGGAAAAGGAATTCACCCGGGCCCGGGACCGGCTCGCGGCGCTGCGCCGGCGCATGCCGTGGACGCCGGTGGACAAGGACTACGTGTTCGAGGGCCCGGAGGGCACCGCGAGCCTGCTCGACCTGTTCGCCGGGCGTCGTCAGCTGATCGTCTACCGCGCCTTCCTCGATCCAGGCGTGGACGACTGGCCGGAACACGGGTGCGTCGGCTGCTCGCTGATGGCCGACCACATCGGCAACCTCGCCCATCTCAACGCCCGCGACACCACCCTCGTCTACGCCTCCCGCGGGTCGCAGGCCGACATCGCCCGGATCAAGGGGCGCATGGGATGGAACCATCCCTGGTACACCATGGTTCCCCGACCCGGTGCGGAGTTCGACGTGGACTTCGGTGTCGACGAATGGCACGGCACCAACGCATTCATCCGCGACGGGGACCGGATCTTCCGCACCTACTTCATCGACAACCGGGGCGACGAGGCCTTCGTCAACACCTGGAACTTCCTGGACATGACCGCGCTCGGCCGTCAGGAGACCTGGGAGGATTCTCCGCCCGGATACCCGCAGACCAAGGCCTACGAGTGGTGGTCCTGGCACGACACCTACGCCGAACATGAGCCGTCGCGATGGTTCGGCGATCCCGACCCAGACAATCCGCGCGATCCACGTCCACCCCGTGACGACTGCGCGGCCTGCGGAGGCCACTGA
- a CDS encoding maleylpyruvate isomerase N-terminal domain-containing protein codes for MSQFSDSWAALRAAVAGLKPEDFSRPSGCAGWLVRDLVCHLIIDAQDVLITLATPADAEPTRNALTYWDVSGTPPDGADPLAALTVRLAAAYEDVDLLKFHLDDVGSAAGRAADLADPDRRVATQEQVLTVGDYLDAYVLEWTLHHLDLVAHLPGPAGPPAAGLARSRAMFGDITGVRFPATFSDADVLRVGTGRRAPTDPEVSALGEAAARLPFVLG; via the coding sequence GTGAGCCAGTTCTCAGATTCGTGGGCGGCGCTGCGGGCAGCGGTGGCGGGGCTCAAGCCCGAGGACTTCAGCCGGCCCTCGGGTTGCGCCGGCTGGTTGGTTCGAGACCTGGTGTGTCACCTCATCATTGATGCCCAGGATGTGCTGATCACGCTGGCCACCCCCGCCGACGCCGAACCGACCCGCAACGCGCTGACGTATTGGGACGTATCCGGTACGCCTCCCGACGGTGCGGATCCGTTGGCGGCGCTGACCGTCCGGCTGGCCGCTGCTTATGAGGATGTGGACCTACTCAAGTTCCACCTCGACGATGTGGGTTCCGCCGCCGGCCGGGCGGCTGACCTCGCCGACCCCGACCGGCGGGTTGCCACGCAGGAGCAGGTGCTCACCGTCGGCGACTACCTCGACGCCTACGTTCTGGAATGGACACTGCACCACCTGGACCTGGTGGCACATCTGCCGGGACCGGCCGGACCGCCCGCGGCCGGTCTGGCCCGATCGCGCGCGATGTTCGGCGACATCACCGGAGTCCGATTCCCCGCGACATTCTCGGACGCGGACGTCCTGCGGGTGGGGACGGGCCGCCGGGCTCCGACCGATCCTGAGGTGTCCGCTCTCGGTGAGGCGGCCGCACGGCTTCCGTTCGTGCTGGGCTGA
- a CDS encoding alcohol dehydrogenase catalytic domain-containing protein: MSTHRAVHVQSAGGELELVDAQTLSPDRGQVRVAVAACGVCGTDQAIINGGFPGMTWPVTPGHEIAGTIAEVGAGVTDFSVGDRVAVGWFGGHCGVCIPCRKGLFIHCVKGQIPSLHYPGGYAESVTVPANALARIPDELSFAEAAPMGCAGVTTYNALRHTRALPGDVVAVLGVGGLGHLGLQFANAMGFETVAIARGPGKEADARSLGARHYIDSTAGDVSAALRDLGGAAVVLATVGNSQAMADTVGGLAPRGELVAIGVSADPLPISPVQLIQPALTISGHPSGTARDVEETMHFAVLSGVRARIEERPLDDAASAYAAMEQGRARYRMVLTI; this comes from the coding sequence ATGTCTACTCATCGAGCTGTTCACGTCCAGTCCGCCGGTGGCGAGCTGGAACTGGTTGATGCCCAAACACTCTCACCGGATCGCGGCCAGGTGCGGGTGGCGGTGGCGGCGTGCGGCGTCTGCGGTACCGATCAGGCCATCATCAACGGTGGGTTCCCGGGCATGACCTGGCCGGTGACCCCGGGCCACGAGATCGCGGGCACCATCGCCGAAGTCGGCGCGGGCGTCACCGATTTCTCGGTAGGGGACCGGGTCGCCGTGGGGTGGTTCGGCGGACACTGCGGGGTCTGCATCCCGTGTCGCAAGGGCCTGTTCATCCATTGCGTGAAGGGGCAGATTCCCAGCCTGCACTACCCGGGCGGCTACGCGGAATCGGTGACGGTACCTGCCAACGCGCTCGCCCGGATCCCCGACGAACTGTCTTTCGCCGAGGCCGCCCCGATGGGGTGCGCGGGCGTGACGACCTACAACGCGCTTCGCCACACCCGCGCTCTCCCCGGCGACGTCGTTGCCGTGCTCGGCGTCGGTGGACTGGGCCACCTCGGGCTGCAGTTCGCCAACGCGATGGGGTTCGAGACGGTCGCCATCGCCCGCGGCCCCGGCAAGGAGGCGGACGCCCGTTCGCTGGGGGCCAGGCACTACATCGACTCGACCGCCGGGGATGTCAGCGCGGCCTTGCGCGACTTGGGTGGTGCGGCAGTGGTTCTGGCGACGGTGGGCAATTCGCAGGCGATGGCGGACACCGTCGGCGGGCTGGCGCCGCGCGGCGAACTGGTGGCGATCGGGGTGTCGGCAGACCCGTTGCCGATCAGCCCGGTGCAGCTGATCCAGCCGGCCCTGACGATTTCCGGGCACCCGTCGGGGACCGCGCGTGATGTCGAGGAGACGATGCATTTCGCGGTGCTGTCGGGGGTGCGGGCCCGGATCGAGGAGCGCCCGCTCGATGACGCGGCGAGCGCGTATGCGGCGATGGAGCAGGGCCGGGCGCGCTACCGCATGGTCCTGACGATCTGA
- a CDS encoding ArsR/SmtB family transcription factor yields MVEDQVLDRAYSALADSTRRRLLEALREGDARISDLAAPLPMTFAGVSRHIGVLEAAGLVQREVRGREHWVSLKQDGLAMAQQWMTEQTDFWSTRADALAARLRRKADSR; encoded by the coding sequence GTGGTTGAAGATCAGGTTCTGGACCGGGCCTACTCCGCGCTGGCCGATTCGACCCGGCGCCGGTTGCTGGAGGCCCTGCGCGAGGGTGACGCCCGCATCAGCGACCTCGCCGCCCCGTTGCCCATGACCTTCGCCGGCGTCTCGCGGCATATCGGGGTGTTGGAAGCCGCAGGCCTGGTGCAGCGCGAGGTCCGCGGTCGAGAGCACTGGGTGTCGCTCAAACAGGACGGCTTGGCGATGGCCCAGCAGTGGATGACCGAGCAGACCGATTTCTGGTCGACCCGCGCGGACGCCCTTGCCGCCCGGTTGCGTCGTAAGGCGGATTCCCGATGA